A genomic stretch from Deltaproteobacteria bacterium includes:
- a CDS encoding metal-dependent transcriptional regulator, whose product MHKDVEEILELIWTFKEKGKPAKREEIIKASKVENTALFLEEMLKDKYIEESHGLITLTPSGDETGESVVRRLRLAEWLLSNVLELEREEWENTACEFEHILTPEVTDSICTFLGHPPTCPHGEPIPKGDCCKAFSKEVKPLVLNVTELAPSERGRVVFIAPRHHDRLNRLSSLGLVPGAVVKLHQKQPTYVLDIGETSIAIDHEIAKEVFVKKVEI is encoded by the coding sequence ATGCATAAAGATGTGGAAGAAATTCTCGAACTGATCTGGACCTTCAAGGAGAAGGGGAAACCGGCAAAGCGGGAAGAGATCATTAAGGCATCGAAAGTGGAAAATACGGCGCTCTTTCTCGAAGAGATGCTTAAAGATAAATACATTGAAGAGTCGCATGGTCTGATTACACTCACACCTTCCGGTGATGAAACGGGAGAAAGCGTCGTAAGACGGCTGAGGCTGGCCGAGTGGCTCCTGTCGAATGTTCTTGAACTTGAAAGAGAAGAGTGGGAAAATACGGCCTGTGAATTTGAACATATTCTGACGCCTGAAGTGACGGACAGCATCTGTACTTTCCTGGGACATCCGCCTACCTGCCCTCATGGTGAACCTATCCCAAAGGGAGATTGCTGCAAGGCCTTCAGCAAGGAGGTTAAACCCCTTGTTCTCAATGTGACGGAACTTGCTCCCTCAGAGAGAGGCAGGGTCGTTTTTATTGCGCCAAGGCACCATGACCGCTTAAACAGGTTGAGTTCACTCGGTCTCGTTCCCGGCGCCGTGGTCAAGCTTCACCAGAAGCAGCCCACTTACGTTCTTGATATAGGCGAGACGAGTATTGCTATTGATCATGAAATTGCAAAAGAGGTTTTTGTTAAAAAAGTAGAAATATAA
- the feoB gene encoding ferrous iron transport protein B produces the protein MHNHGPENDSSHEGMEKILLVGNANVGKSVIFGYFTGRYVTVSNYPGTTVEVSRGKATLNRKSYSVIDTPGVNSLLPMSEDEEVTRNILLDESHDRVLQVADAKNLKRSLLISLQLAEMGLPFVLDLNLFDEAESRGITIDIEKLSGRLGVDVVATVATRKKGMDKLVKALESPKKSSFKMSYDEGIEKAVKEVEKYLPPANISGRSIALMILAGDETLKYWLHENLDSDALEKIEDICRSVRAIYKEKTGYIINRLRMRVVDGIIEEVFTLSMTERSGFRNTLGNLMMHYIWGIPILVGVLYAMYLFVGDFGAGTCVDFLESEVFGNYINPWSTKIIETLIPFKIVQDFLVGDYGLITMALSYAIAIVFPIVGTFFLAFSALEDSGYLPRLSVMVNKIFRLMGLNGKAVLPMVLGLGCDTMATLTTRILDGRKDRIIVTLLLALGIPCSAQLGVILGMLGGVSFNALIVWLGIVVAVLFLVGYLAARVIPGEATDFIYELPPIRVPQLKNILIKTVARIDWYLKEAVPLFILGTLILFVMDRLNLLKVVERLAAPLIETFLGLPPKAAEAFLIGFLRRDYGAAGLYALQKDGLLDPVQTVVSLVTMTLFIPCIANLFMIVKERGFKTAFWMTAFILPFALLVGGFVNFTLRTLEVAF, from the coding sequence ATGCATAATCACGGACCCGAAAATGACTCCTCCCACGAGGGAATGGAGAAAATTCTTCTTGTTGGAAATGCCAACGTAGGAAAAAGTGTTATCTTTGGATATTTTACGGGCCGCTATGTGACCGTATCCAACTATCCCGGAACGACGGTAGAAGTTTCCAGGGGTAAGGCGACGCTGAACAGGAAGAGTTATTCCGTTATCGATACGCCCGGTGTCAATTCTCTTCTTCCCATGTCGGAAGATGAAGAGGTAACAAGAAACATCCTCCTTGATGAAAGCCATGACCGTGTTCTCCAGGTGGCAGATGCTAAAAACCTGAAAAGATCACTCCTCATCTCTCTTCAGCTTGCAGAAATGGGCCTTCCCTTTGTCCTCGATCTCAACCTCTTCGACGAAGCCGAATCGCGTGGTATTACGATTGATATAGAGAAACTTTCAGGGCGTCTCGGTGTTGATGTCGTCGCTACGGTGGCCACAAGAAAAAAAGGAATGGATAAACTGGTTAAAGCCCTGGAATCGCCAAAAAAATCCTCCTTTAAAATGTCCTACGATGAAGGTATCGAAAAGGCAGTAAAAGAGGTAGAAAAATATCTTCCCCCGGCAAATATTTCAGGCCGCTCCATTGCCCTCATGATTCTGGCGGGAGATGAGACGCTTAAGTACTGGCTTCACGAGAACCTTGACAGTGATGCGCTTGAAAAAATTGAAGATATTTGCCGGTCTGTTCGCGCTATTTATAAAGAAAAGACAGGATATATCATTAACCGCCTCAGGATGAGAGTCGTTGACGGTATTATAGAAGAGGTCTTTACCCTTTCCATGACGGAAAGAAGCGGTTTCAGGAACACCCTTGGCAATCTCATGATGCATTACATCTGGGGAATTCCCATCCTTGTCGGTGTTCTTTATGCCATGTATCTTTTTGTGGGAGATTTCGGCGCCGGTACCTGTGTCGATTTCCTCGAATCGGAAGTTTTCGGCAACTATATCAATCCCTGGTCGACGAAGATCATCGAGACATTGATTCCTTTTAAAATTGTTCAGGATTTTCTCGTCGGTGACTATGGACTTATCACCATGGCCCTTTCTTATGCCATCGCCATCGTCTTTCCCATTGTGGGCACTTTCTTTCTTGCTTTCAGCGCTCTTGAGGATTCAGGCTACCTCCCCAGGCTTTCCGTCATGGTAAACAAGATCTTCAGGCTTATGGGCCTTAACGGCAAGGCCGTCCTTCCCATGGTTCTCGGCCTTGGCTGTGATACGATGGCAACACTGACGACAAGGATACTGGACGGCAGGAAAGACAGGATTATCGTAACGCTTCTTCTTGCTCTCGGCATACCCTGTTCGGCACAACTCGGTGTTATCCTCGGTATGCTGGGGGGCGTCTCCTTCAATGCCCTCATTGTCTGGCTCGGTATTGTGGTGGCTGTGCTTTTTCTTGTCGGTTATCTGGCAGCCCGTGTTATTCCCGGGGAAGCAACGGATTTTATTTATGAACTGCCGCCCATCAGGGTTCCCCAGCTTAAAAATATCCTCATTAAAACCGTTGCAAGGATAGACTGGTATCTGAAAGAAGCTGTCCCGCTTTTCATCCTGGGAACGCTGATACTCTTTGTTATGGACCGGCTTAACCTGCTCAAGGTCGTTGAACGGCTGGCGGCGCCGCTCATCGAGACCTTTCTGGGGCTTCCTCCCAAGGCGGCAGAGGCTTTCCTTATCGGCTTTTTAAGGAGAGATTATGGCGCCGCAGGGCTCTATGCGCTGCAAAAAGACGGACTCCTCGATCCTGTCCAGACGGTGGTAAGCCTTGTAACGATGACACTTTTTATTCCATGCATTGCCAATCTTTTTATGATTGTAAAAGAGAGAGGTTTTAAAACGGCATTCTGGATGACGGCTTTTATACTTCCCTTTGCACTTTTGGTGGGAGGTTTTGTAAACTTTACTTTAAGGACTCTTGAAGTGGCCTTTTAG
- a CDS encoding transcriptional repressor: MNDRKMKVFEKFIAEKGLKSTRQRDDIINTFLKSDGHLSVEDLHHMVQKINPKIGYATVYRTLKLLSESGLAAERHFDDGQTRYEHVDPEEHHDHLICMSCGRIIEFEDQRIEDLQDEVAKKLSFRVVTHKLELYGYCSACNKGTKKES, from the coding sequence ATGAATGATCGAAAGATGAAGGTTTTTGAGAAATTTATTGCCGAGAAAGGTCTTAAGTCAACACGCCAGCGTGATGACATTATAAACACTTTCCTTAAAAGTGACGGTCATTTGAGCGTGGAAGACCTTCACCATATGGTTCAGAAAATTAATCCCAAAATCGGTTATGCCACCGTATACAGAACGCTTAAACTGCTCAGTGAAAGCGGTCTTGCCGCCGAGCGTCACTTCGATGACGGCCAGACACGGTACGAGCATGTCGATCCCGAAGAACATCACGATCACCTCATCTGCATGAGCTGCGGCAGGATTATCGAATTTGAAGACCAGCGAATAGAAGACTTACAGGACGAAGTGGCAAAAAAGCTCTCATTCCGCGTTGTTACTCATAAACTTGAACTCTACGGGTATTGCAGTGCCTGTAACAAAGGGACGAAAAAAGAGAGCTGA
- a CDS encoding metal ABC transporter substrate-binding protein, whose product MNKVKIFFPVLFFVLASVNPLSASGEERKKIKVLTSFLPVYIFTLNVVGESDRIDVACLIAGEAGPHDYQMRPSDMRKVEDADFIIINGLGIEEFLGDLIAGRKTKGTLLESASGLPLLETGAHKEEEGHDDHPHHGEHNPHTWVSPKLAAMQVMNIAKFLSAIDPAGAAIYMKNGEKYADSLNRLNEEIKTMVAALPDKRIVTVHNAFDYLARDTGLHVVSVIYHRPGEGPSASEMGRLTAMMRKEKVKALFTEPLFSEKRVRVIAKESGARVGALDPVATGDPSKELYHRLMRKNMTVLKEMLSPQPK is encoded by the coding sequence ATGAATAAAGTTAAAATCTTTTTTCCTGTATTATTTTTTGTGCTTGCCTCTGTAAATCCTCTGTCTGCGTCCGGTGAAGAGAGAAAAAAGATAAAAGTGCTTACCTCTTTTCTGCCTGTTTATATTTTTACGCTCAATGTTGTCGGAGAGAGTGACCGCATCGATGTTGCTTGTCTCATAGCCGGTGAGGCAGGGCCCCATGATTACCAGATGCGGCCAAGTGATATGAGAAAGGTGGAAGATGCCGACTTTATTATCATTAACGGCCTGGGGATCGAGGAATTTCTGGGTGATCTTATCGCCGGGAGGAAGACGAAAGGGACCCTTCTTGAAAGTGCGTCAGGATTGCCCCTTCTTGAAACGGGGGCTCATAAGGAAGAAGAGGGCCATGATGACCACCCTCATCATGGGGAGCATAACCCCCATACCTGGGTAAGTCCAAAATTGGCTGCCATGCAGGTAATGAATATTGCAAAATTCCTTTCAGCCATTGATCCTGCGGGGGCTGCCATTTATATGAAAAATGGTGAAAAATATGCCGACAGCCTCAATCGCTTAAATGAGGAGATAAAAACAATGGTTGCTGCTCTCCCTGACAAGAGAATCGTTACTGTTCATAATGCCTTTGATTATCTGGCAAGGGATACGGGGCTTCATGTGGTTTCCGTCATTTATCACAGGCCCGGTGAAGGGCCCTCTGCATCGGAAATGGGGCGGCTGACCGCCATGATGAGGAAGGAGAAGGTGAAAGCGCTTTTTACAGAACCCCTCTTTTCAGAAAAGAGGGTCAGGGTTATTGCAAAAGAATCAGGCGCCAGGGTAGGGGCGCTTGATCCTGTTGCAACGGGGGACCCTTCAAAAGAACTTTATCACAGGTTAATGAGGAAAAATATGACGGTCCTAAAGGAAATGCTTTCACCGCAGCCAAAATAG
- the bamE gene encoding outer membrane protein assembly factor BamE, translating into MLKKLIILLIPLIYTISCGPIHFKSGKPFTMSHIEAIKKGETGKEDIKNLFGEPQLAGKNDSHQDIWSYLYIEAKVPLRGGPSKEKFQRMTITFEADKVKSITYEMSKETP; encoded by the coding sequence ATGCTTAAAAAACTTATCATCCTGCTTATTCCCCTCATATACACCATTTCATGCGGCCCCATCCACTTCAAGAGCGGAAAGCCCTTCACCATGTCCCATATCGAAGCCATAAAGAAAGGGGAAACAGGCAAGGAAGATATTAAAAACCTCTTTGGAGAACCTCAGCTTGCAGGCAAAAATGATTCCCATCAGGACATCTGGTCTTACCTCTATATAGAAGCAAAAGTTCCCCTCAGGGGAGGCCCGTCAAAAGAGAAGTTCCAGAGAATGACCATTACCTTTGAAGCGGACAAAGTCAAATCGATAACTTACGAAATGTCTAAAGAAACACCCTGA
- a CDS encoding DUF882 domain-containing protein: MLIEKSSNIPGPAVTRRRLIKAGALSAASLVFPGQALALGKVLPSYEKKLSFYNMHTGERLSAVYYSMGRYLTEPLNDINHIMRDHRSGDVKAIDTKLLDLLYRLSVKIEAKEPFHIISGYRSSESNAYLRSRSSGVAKKSLHLLGKAVDVRLPGRDLYLMRDAAMSLKGGGVGYYPGPDFIHLDTGPFRYWKG; the protein is encoded by the coding sequence ATGCTGATTGAAAAAAGTTCGAATATTCCCGGTCCTGCAGTCACCCGTCGCAGATTAATTAAAGCGGGCGCCCTTTCTGCCGCTTCCCTTGTTTTCCCCGGGCAGGCCCTGGCATTGGGAAAGGTCTTGCCTTCATATGAAAAAAAGCTCTCCTTCTATAATATGCATACAGGAGAAAGGCTGAGCGCGGTCTATTATTCCATGGGCAGATACTTGACAGAGCCTCTCAATGACATTAATCACATCATGCGTGATCATCGTTCGGGAGATGTAAAGGCTATTGACACTAAATTGCTTGATTTACTCTACCGACTATCGGTAAAAATCGAGGCTAAAGAACCTTTTCACATCATATCGGGCTATCGGTCTTCGGAGAGTAACGCTTATCTTAGAAGCCGTTCTTCAGGGGTTGCCAAAAAGAGCCTGCATCTTCTGGGTAAGGCCGTCGATGTGAGGCTGCCCGGCCGTGATCTCTACCTTATGAGGGATGCTGCCATGAGTTTAAAGGGCGGTGGTGTAGGATATTATCCGGGGCCGGACTTTATTCATCTCGATACAGGCCCTTTTCGCTACTGGAAGGGTTAA
- a CDS encoding response regulator, giving the protein MHKEDKPLNILLVEDLKFDREIFRKTFEKSKLPCNITECIDAEKALELLRREDPKFDVAVIDNTLPGMTGLQLSQAIMDSEIDLPIVFLTGTGSEEVAVEALKIGVDDYIIKGGEIHKKILARQIYKTVRNHQERINRIKAEEKLKLFAKAVETTHVGITITDRSKKIIYTNPSEALMHGYERTELPGMESSKLAPPELQVTMTEEEIENIKNWSRESVNITKEGSIFPVHLVSDAIKDANDKTIAIVTACMDISKRVEAEKALQKAHDELELRVGERTAELTKTNEELQRKILEQKDAKEKELAREQMFMRIFNASEDAILILDEDRFIDCNDATIRMLRADNKKSVLSAQPWALSPERQPDGRLSYEKAKEMIALAWEKNFHRFEWTHRRIDGEEFPVEVTLTTTQFNNRQVLYVTWKDLTAYKLAEEEKKNLEAQLLQAQKMETIGTLAGGIAHDFNNILSPILMSAECILEDVNEGSHTHQATEMIIDASNRARELIQRILLFSRHGKQERIILEIDSLVNEALKLLRSTLPTTIKIKQDIHLKCNTVMADPTQMYQLIMNLCTNAYHAMPESGGVIKIELISFEVTEEILKELKLPHGKYIRLSINDTGHGMDEVTKERIFDPFFTTKGADKGTGLGLSVVHGIVLSHGGEISVESEAGKGSTFHIYLPLAEKNEVLEDLKPHKKNIRGNERILFVDDEPAITFAGKSVLEGLGYEITTMNSALKAARFFRRKKEYFDLVITDYTMPDMTGVQLAGSLRSIRPDIPVIIISGFNKTIDKENINSFHIDDYVDKPLTGHSLGSAIRKVMQKRSEEG; this is encoded by the coding sequence ATGCACAAAGAAGATAAACCTCTTAACATTCTCCTCGTGGAAGACCTGAAGTTCGACAGGGAAATATTCAGGAAAACCTTTGAAAAGTCGAAACTTCCCTGCAATATAACCGAATGCATTGATGCAGAAAAAGCGTTGGAACTGCTTCGCCGGGAGGACCCCAAATTTGACGTTGCTGTTATCGATAATACCTTGCCGGGAATGACGGGACTTCAACTCTCCCAGGCAATTATGGATAGTGAAATAGACCTGCCCATCGTTTTTCTGACAGGGACCGGGTCGGAAGAAGTTGCCGTAGAGGCCCTCAAGATCGGCGTAGATGACTATATTATTAAAGGCGGTGAAATTCATAAAAAGATTTTAGCCCGGCAAATCTATAAGACCGTTAGAAACCATCAGGAACGCATCAACCGGATAAAAGCGGAAGAAAAACTGAAACTCTTCGCAAAAGCCGTCGAAACAACCCATGTAGGCATTACAATTACCGATCGTTCCAAAAAAATCATTTATACAAATCCCTCTGAAGCCCTCATGCATGGATATGAAAGGACGGAGCTTCCGGGCATGGAATCATCAAAATTAGCGCCGCCGGAACTTCAAGTCACCATGACGGAAGAGGAAATTGAGAACATAAAAAACTGGAGCAGGGAGAGTGTCAATATAACAAAGGAAGGCTCTATTTTCCCGGTGCATCTCGTATCAGACGCAATTAAAGATGCCAATGACAAAACAATTGCCATCGTTACGGCATGCATGGATATCAGCAAGCGTGTAGAGGCTGAAAAGGCGCTTCAAAAGGCGCATGACGAGCTGGAACTGCGGGTAGGGGAACGAACGGCAGAACTTACGAAAACCAATGAAGAGCTGCAAAGGAAGATCCTGGAACAGAAGGATGCCAAGGAAAAAGAGCTTGCCCGGGAACAAATGTTTATGCGAATTTTCAATGCCTCTGAAGATGCCATTTTGATACTCGATGAAGATAGGTTCATCGATTGCAACGATGCAACCATTCGAATGCTCCGCGCCGATAATAAGAAATCAGTCCTCTCCGCTCAACCCTGGGCGCTATCGCCTGAACGGCAACCGGACGGGCGTTTGTCTTATGAGAAGGCAAAGGAAATGATTGCTCTGGCCTGGGAAAAAAACTTTCACCGCTTCGAGTGGACTCACAGACGCATCGATGGGGAGGAGTTTCCCGTTGAAGTGACACTCACCACAACACAGTTCAATAACAGACAAGTTCTGTATGTTACATGGAAAGACCTTACTGCCTACAAACTGGCCGAGGAGGAGAAAAAAAACCTGGAAGCCCAACTCCTGCAGGCACAGAAGATGGAAACTATCGGCACCCTGGCCGGTGGCATTGCCCATGACTTTAACAACATACTTTCCCCCATACTAATGTCTGCCGAATGTATTCTGGAGGACGTTAATGAGGGCAGCCATACTCATCAGGCAACGGAGATGATAATTGACGCATCTAACCGGGCCAGGGAACTTATCCAGCGAATTCTACTGTTCAGCCGTCATGGCAAACAGGAACGAATCATTCTGGAAATTGATTCCCTTGTAAATGAAGCTCTCAAACTGCTTCGGTCTACCCTGCCCACAACGATCAAAATAAAACAGGATATTCATCTTAAGTGCAACACGGTAATGGCCGATCCGACACAAATGTATCAGTTGATAATGAACCTTTGCACCAACGCCTACCATGCAATGCCGGAGAGTGGCGGAGTCATTAAAATAGAGCTTATTTCCTTTGAAGTTACAGAGGAAATACTGAAAGAGCTTAAACTGCCTCACGGAAAATATATAAGGCTGAGCATCAATGACACGGGACATGGAATGGATGAAGTGACAAAAGAACGTATATTCGATCCTTTTTTTACAACAAAAGGCGCTGATAAGGGAACGGGCCTCGGCCTCTCTGTTGTCCATGGCATCGTACTGAGCCATGGCGGAGAAATATCTGTAGAAAGCGAAGCAGGAAAAGGGAGTACTTTTCATATCTATTTGCCCCTGGCTGAAAAGAATGAAGTTTTAGAAGATTTAAAACCGCACAAAAAAAATATCAGAGGAAATGAAAGAATCTTATTTGTAGATGATGAGCCTGCAATTACCTTTGCCGGAAAGTCTGTTCTGGAAGGTCTAGGTTATGAGATAACAACAATGAATAGCGCTTTGAAAGCAGCCCGTTTCTTTCGCCGTAAAAAGGAATATTTCGATCTTGTCATCACTGATTATACCATGCCTGATATGACAGGTGTCCAGCTGGCCGGCAGTTTAAGGAGCATAAGACCTGATATCCCGGTAATTATTATCAGTGGATTCAATAAAACAATAGACAAGGAGAACATAAATAGCTTCCATATCGATGACTATGTCGATAAACCGCTTACGGGCCATTCTCTTGGCAGTGCCATCAGAAAAGTGATGCAGAAAAGAAGTGAAGAGGGGTGA
- a CDS encoding sodium-dependent transporter — protein MSDKRGQWKSEFGFVLAAVGSAIGLGNIWRFSYMAYDNGGGAFLIPYIVALLTAGIPLLLLEFGVGHERIGSAPLAYAKINRKWEWLGWWAVTFVMFGIVLYYTVVIAWCLNFFIYSFDLYWGDDPNDFFFKEFLKVSDSPSNFGEIRTPIFFALAVIWFLNWAIVYRGVEKGIETANKIFMPLLFVLTAVLVLWAINLEGASIGIKAYLKPDFSKLANPKVWIDAYSQIFFTLSLGFGIMIAYASYLPAKSNITKSAFMTAAINSGFSLFAGFATFSLLGYMAFKQGKEISDVVSQSIGLAFVAYPKAMTLLPGGNIFGAIFFFSLVVAGLSSSISIIEAFVAAISDKFGITRGKLITFVSIGGFVGSVVFTTQAGLLWLDIVDHFITHYGLVIVGILECFLVGWFFNLEMVRRHINKVSSIQLGTWWSFLIKFFVPAILLIILVGDLYNEIKKPYGGYTWTSLILIGRDWILATLIAAFFIASRPWRTKRHMEEGRGGTSE, from the coding sequence ATGTCTGATAAAAGGGGACAGTGGAAGAGCGAGTTCGGTTTTGTTCTGGCTGCTGTCGGTTCTGCAATTGGTCTCGGCAATATCTGGCGTTTTAGCTATATGGCTTATGATAATGGCGGCGGGGCATTTCTTATCCCCTATATTGTGGCCCTGCTCACGGCAGGGATACCGCTCCTGCTCCTTGAATTCGGTGTGGGCCACGAAAGAATAGGAAGCGCACCTTTAGCCTATGCCAAGATCAACCGCAAGTGGGAGTGGCTCGGCTGGTGGGCCGTTACCTTCGTCATGTTCGGTATCGTCCTTTACTATACCGTCGTGATTGCATGGTGCCTTAACTTTTTCATTTATTCATTTGATCTTTATTGGGGTGATGATCCAAACGACTTTTTCTTTAAGGAATTTCTGAAGGTTTCCGATTCTCCGTCCAATTTCGGAGAAATCCGGACCCCTATCTTTTTTGCGCTTGCCGTTATATGGTTTCTTAACTGGGCCATTGTTTACCGCGGTGTAGAAAAGGGGATTGAAACGGCAAACAAGATTTTTATGCCCCTCCTTTTTGTGCTCACCGCCGTCCTTGTTTTATGGGCCATTAACCTGGAAGGCGCTTCAATAGGTATCAAGGCTTACCTTAAACCCGATTTTTCAAAGCTTGCCAATCCGAAAGTGTGGATAGATGCCTATAGCCAGATATTTTTTACCTTGAGTTTAGGTTTCGGTATCATGATTGCCTATGCCAGCTATCTCCCGGCAAAATCAAATATCACCAAGAGCGCTTTTATGACGGCTGCCATCAACAGTGGATTTTCTCTCTTTGCCGGTTTTGCCACCTTTTCTCTTCTTGGCTATATGGCTTTTAAGCAGGGAAAGGAAATATCCGATGTGGTATCGCAAAGTATAGGTCTTGCCTTTGTGGCTTATCCCAAGGCCATGACTTTGCTGCCGGGAGGAAACATATTCGGAGCTATATTCTTTTTCAGTCTCGTTGTGGCCGGCCTCTCTTCTTCTATTTCTATTATCGAAGCCTTTGTTGCTGCCATATCGGATAAATTTGGTATTACGCGCGGCAAGCTGATAACTTTCGTTTCCATAGGAGGTTTCGTGGGATCCGTCGTTTTTACAACCCAGGCCGGACTTTTATGGCTCGATATTGTAGATCACTTTATTACCCATTACGGTCTGGTTATTGTTGGTATTCTTGAATGTTTCCTTGTGGGCTGGTTCTTTAACCTGGAAATGGTAAGAAGACACATAAATAAGGTTTCTTCTATTCAGCTTGGTACATGGTGGTCTTTTCTTATTAAATTCTTTGTGCCCGCCATTCTTCTTATCATACTGGTAGGAGACCTTTATAATGAAATTAAAAAGCCCTACGGAGGCTATACATGGACTTCTCTTATTCTTATCGGACGCGACTGGATACTGGCGACGCTTATTGCCGCTTTTTTTATTGCCTCCAGACCCTGGAGAACAAAAAGGCACATGGAGGAAGGAAGAGGTGGAACGTCGGAATAG